One window from the genome of Cricetulus griseus strain 17A/GY chromosome 2, alternate assembly CriGri-PICRH-1.0, whole genome shotgun sequence encodes:
- the Slc11a1 gene encoding natural resistance-associated macrophage protein 1 isoform X2, whose product MIRDKSPQRLSRPSYGSISSLPGTALPKAPPQETYLSEKIPIPSTEQGTFSLRKLWAFTGPGFLMSIAFLDPGNIESDLQAGAVAGFKLLWVLLWATVLGLLCQRLAARLGVVTGKDLGEVCHLYYPKVPRTVLWLTIELAIVGSDMQEVIGTAISFNLLSAGRIPLWGGILITIVDTFFFLFLDNYGLRKLEAFFGLLITIMALTFGYEYVVARPSQGALLRGLFLPSCPGCGQPELLQAVGIVGAIIMPHNIYLHSALVKSREVDRTRRVDIREANMYFLIEATIALSVSFIINLFVMAVFGQAFYQQTNEEAFSICANSSLHNYAKIFPRDNHTVSVDIYQGGVILGCLFGPAALYIWAVGLLAAGQSSTMTGTYAGQFVMEGFLRLRWSRFARVLLTRSCAILPTVLVAVFRDLRDLSGLNDLLNVLQSLLLPFAVLPILTFTSMPAVMQEFANGLLSKVITSCIMALVCAINLYFVVSYLPSLPHPAYFGLVAVLAVGYLGLTVYLAWTCSIAHGATFLTHSSHQHFLYGLPKEEQEDGESSG is encoded by the exons ATGATTC GTGACAAGAGCCCCCAGAGGCTGAGCAGGCCTAGTTATGGCTCCATTTCCAGCCTGCCTGGCACAGCACTTCCAAAAGCGCCTCCCCAGGAGACCTACTTGAGCGAGAAGATTCCCATCCCCAGCACAGAGCAG GGCACGTTCAGCCTGAGGAAACTGTGGGCTTTCACAGGACCTGGCTTCCTCATGAGCATCGctttccttgacccagggaaCATTGAGTCGGACCTTCAAGCTGGTGCTGTGGCTGGATTTAAA CTCCTCTGGGTGCTGCTGTGGGCCACTGTGTTAGGCTTGCTCTGCCAGCGGCTGGCTGCCCGGCTAGGCGTGGTGACAGGCAAGGACTTGGGTGAAGTCTGCCATCTCTACTACCCTAAG GTGCCCCGAACCGTCCTCTGGCTGACCATCGAGCTAGCCATTGTGGGCTCAGACATGCAGGAAGTCATCGGCACGGCGATCTCCTTCAATCTGCTCTCTGCCGGACG CATCCCCCTGTGGGGTGGCATCCTGATCACCATCGTGGAcacattcttcttcctcttcctggatAATTATG GATTGCGCAAGCTGGAAGCTTTCTTTGGACTTCTTATTACTATTATGGCTTTGACCTTCGGTTATGAG TATGTGGTAGCGCGTCCGTCCCAGGGAGCGCTTCTTCGGGGCCTGTTCCTGCCCTCCTGCCCGGGCTGCGGTCAGCCCGAGCTGCTGCAGGCGGTGGGCATTGTCGGCGCTATCATCATGCCTCATAACATCTATCTGCACTCAGCCTTGGTCAAG TCTAGAGAGGTAGACAGAACCCGCCGGGTGGACATTCGAGAAGCCAACATGTACTTCCTGATTGAAGCCACCATTGCTCTATCGGTGTCCTTCATCATCAACCTCTTTGTCATGGCTGTTTTTGGTCAGGCCTTCTACCAGCAAACCAATGAGGAAGCG TTCAGCATCTGTGCCAACAGCAGCCTCCACAACTATGCTAAGATCTTCCCTAGGGACAATCACACAGTGTCAGTGGATATTTACCAAGGA GGTGTGATCCTAGGCTGTCTCTTTGGCCCTGCTGCCCTCTATATCTGGGCCGTGGGTCTCCTGGCAGCCGGGCAGAGTTCTACTATGACCGGCACCTATGCAGGACAGTTCGTCATGGAG GGCTTCCTGAGGCTGCGGTGGTCGCGCTTCGCACGTGTCCTCCTCACTCGCTCTTGCGCCATCCTGCCCACTGTGCTTGTGGCCGTCTTCCGTGACCTGAGGGACCTATCCGGCCTCAACGATTTACTCAATGTTCTGCAGAGTCTGCTG CTGCCCTTTGCTGTGCTGCCCATCTTGACTTTCACCAGCATGCCAGCCGTCATGCAGGAGTTTGCCAATGGCCT GTTGAGCAAAGTCATCACTTCCTGCATCATGGCACTGGTCTGTGCCATCAACCTCTACTTTGTGGTCAGCTACCTGCCCAGCCTCCCGCACCCCGCCTACTTTGGCCTTGTAGCTGTTCTGGCTGTGGGCTACTTGGGCCTTACTGTCTATCTG GCCTGGACCTGTAGCATTGCCCATGGAGCTACCTTTCTCACTCACAGCTCCCACCAGCACTTCCTGTATGGGCTCCCTaaggaggagcaggaagatgggGAGAGCTCTGGGTGA
- the Slc11a1 gene encoding natural resistance-associated macrophage protein 1 isoform X3, with translation MGTFSLRKLWAFTGPGFLMSIAFLDPGNIESDLQAGAVAGFKLLWVLLWATVLGLLCQRLAARLGVVTGKDLGEVCHLYYPKVPRTVLWLTIELAIVGSDMQEVIGTAISFNLLSAGRIPLWGGILITIVDTFFFLFLDNYGLRKLEAFFGLLITIMALTFGYEYVVARPSQGALLRGLFLPSCPGCGQPELLQAVGIVGAIIMPHNIYLHSALVKSREVDRTRRVDIREANMYFLIEATIALSVSFIINLFVMAVFGQAFYQQTNEEAFSICANSSLHNYAKIFPRDNHTVSVDIYQGGVILGCLFGPAALYIWAVGLLAAGQSSTMTGTYAGQFVMEGFLRLRWSRFARVLLTRSCAILPTVLVAVFRDLRDLSGLNDLLNVLQSLLLPFAVLPILTFTSMPAVMQEFANGLLSKVITSCIMALVCAINLYFVVSYLPSLPHPAYFGLVAVLAVGYLGLTVYLAWTCSIAHGATFLTHSSHQHFLYGLPKEEQEDGESSG, from the exons ATG GGCACGTTCAGCCTGAGGAAACTGTGGGCTTTCACAGGACCTGGCTTCCTCATGAGCATCGctttccttgacccagggaaCATTGAGTCGGACCTTCAAGCTGGTGCTGTGGCTGGATTTAAA CTCCTCTGGGTGCTGCTGTGGGCCACTGTGTTAGGCTTGCTCTGCCAGCGGCTGGCTGCCCGGCTAGGCGTGGTGACAGGCAAGGACTTGGGTGAAGTCTGCCATCTCTACTACCCTAAG GTGCCCCGAACCGTCCTCTGGCTGACCATCGAGCTAGCCATTGTGGGCTCAGACATGCAGGAAGTCATCGGCACGGCGATCTCCTTCAATCTGCTCTCTGCCGGACG CATCCCCCTGTGGGGTGGCATCCTGATCACCATCGTGGAcacattcttcttcctcttcctggatAATTATG GATTGCGCAAGCTGGAAGCTTTCTTTGGACTTCTTATTACTATTATGGCTTTGACCTTCGGTTATGAG TATGTGGTAGCGCGTCCGTCCCAGGGAGCGCTTCTTCGGGGCCTGTTCCTGCCCTCCTGCCCGGGCTGCGGTCAGCCCGAGCTGCTGCAGGCGGTGGGCATTGTCGGCGCTATCATCATGCCTCATAACATCTATCTGCACTCAGCCTTGGTCAAG TCTAGAGAGGTAGACAGAACCCGCCGGGTGGACATTCGAGAAGCCAACATGTACTTCCTGATTGAAGCCACCATTGCTCTATCGGTGTCCTTCATCATCAACCTCTTTGTCATGGCTGTTTTTGGTCAGGCCTTCTACCAGCAAACCAATGAGGAAGCG TTCAGCATCTGTGCCAACAGCAGCCTCCACAACTATGCTAAGATCTTCCCTAGGGACAATCACACAGTGTCAGTGGATATTTACCAAGGA GGTGTGATCCTAGGCTGTCTCTTTGGCCCTGCTGCCCTCTATATCTGGGCCGTGGGTCTCCTGGCAGCCGGGCAGAGTTCTACTATGACCGGCACCTATGCAGGACAGTTCGTCATGGAG GGCTTCCTGAGGCTGCGGTGGTCGCGCTTCGCACGTGTCCTCCTCACTCGCTCTTGCGCCATCCTGCCCACTGTGCTTGTGGCCGTCTTCCGTGACCTGAGGGACCTATCCGGCCTCAACGATTTACTCAATGTTCTGCAGAGTCTGCTG CTGCCCTTTGCTGTGCTGCCCATCTTGACTTTCACCAGCATGCCAGCCGTCATGCAGGAGTTTGCCAATGGCCT GTTGAGCAAAGTCATCACTTCCTGCATCATGGCACTGGTCTGTGCCATCAACCTCTACTTTGTGGTCAGCTACCTGCCCAGCCTCCCGCACCCCGCCTACTTTGGCCTTGTAGCTGTTCTGGCTGTGGGCTACTTGGGCCTTACTGTCTATCTG GCCTGGACCTGTAGCATTGCCCATGGAGCTACCTTTCTCACTCACAGCTCCCACCAGCACTTCCTGTATGGGCTCCCTaaggaggagcaggaagatgggGAGAGCTCTGGGTGA
- the Slc11a1 gene encoding natural resistance-associated macrophage protein 1 isoform X4 — MSIAFLDPGNIESDLQAGAVAGFKLLWVLLWATVLGLLCQRLAARLGVVTGKDLGEVCHLYYPKVPRTVLWLTIELAIVGSDMQEVIGTAISFNLLSAGRIPLWGGILITIVDTFFFLFLDNYGLRKLEAFFGLLITIMALTFGYEYVVARPSQGALLRGLFLPSCPGCGQPELLQAVGIVGAIIMPHNIYLHSALVKSREVDRTRRVDIREANMYFLIEATIALSVSFIINLFVMAVFGQAFYQQTNEEAFSICANSSLHNYAKIFPRDNHTVSVDIYQGGVILGCLFGPAALYIWAVGLLAAGQSSTMTGTYAGQFVMEGFLRLRWSRFARVLLTRSCAILPTVLVAVFRDLRDLSGLNDLLNVLQSLLLPFAVLPILTFTSMPAVMQEFANGLLSKVITSCIMALVCAINLYFVVSYLPSLPHPAYFGLVAVLAVGYLGLTVYLAWTCSIAHGATFLTHSSHQHFLYGLPKEEQEDGESSG, encoded by the exons ATGAGCATCGctttccttgacccagggaaCATTGAGTCGGACCTTCAAGCTGGTGCTGTGGCTGGATTTAAA CTCCTCTGGGTGCTGCTGTGGGCCACTGTGTTAGGCTTGCTCTGCCAGCGGCTGGCTGCCCGGCTAGGCGTGGTGACAGGCAAGGACTTGGGTGAAGTCTGCCATCTCTACTACCCTAAG GTGCCCCGAACCGTCCTCTGGCTGACCATCGAGCTAGCCATTGTGGGCTCAGACATGCAGGAAGTCATCGGCACGGCGATCTCCTTCAATCTGCTCTCTGCCGGACG CATCCCCCTGTGGGGTGGCATCCTGATCACCATCGTGGAcacattcttcttcctcttcctggatAATTATG GATTGCGCAAGCTGGAAGCTTTCTTTGGACTTCTTATTACTATTATGGCTTTGACCTTCGGTTATGAG TATGTGGTAGCGCGTCCGTCCCAGGGAGCGCTTCTTCGGGGCCTGTTCCTGCCCTCCTGCCCGGGCTGCGGTCAGCCCGAGCTGCTGCAGGCGGTGGGCATTGTCGGCGCTATCATCATGCCTCATAACATCTATCTGCACTCAGCCTTGGTCAAG TCTAGAGAGGTAGACAGAACCCGCCGGGTGGACATTCGAGAAGCCAACATGTACTTCCTGATTGAAGCCACCATTGCTCTATCGGTGTCCTTCATCATCAACCTCTTTGTCATGGCTGTTTTTGGTCAGGCCTTCTACCAGCAAACCAATGAGGAAGCG TTCAGCATCTGTGCCAACAGCAGCCTCCACAACTATGCTAAGATCTTCCCTAGGGACAATCACACAGTGTCAGTGGATATTTACCAAGGA GGTGTGATCCTAGGCTGTCTCTTTGGCCCTGCTGCCCTCTATATCTGGGCCGTGGGTCTCCTGGCAGCCGGGCAGAGTTCTACTATGACCGGCACCTATGCAGGACAGTTCGTCATGGAG GGCTTCCTGAGGCTGCGGTGGTCGCGCTTCGCACGTGTCCTCCTCACTCGCTCTTGCGCCATCCTGCCCACTGTGCTTGTGGCCGTCTTCCGTGACCTGAGGGACCTATCCGGCCTCAACGATTTACTCAATGTTCTGCAGAGTCTGCTG CTGCCCTTTGCTGTGCTGCCCATCTTGACTTTCACCAGCATGCCAGCCGTCATGCAGGAGTTTGCCAATGGCCT GTTGAGCAAAGTCATCACTTCCTGCATCATGGCACTGGTCTGTGCCATCAACCTCTACTTTGTGGTCAGCTACCTGCCCAGCCTCCCGCACCCCGCCTACTTTGGCCTTGTAGCTGTTCTGGCTGTGGGCTACTTGGGCCTTACTGTCTATCTG GCCTGGACCTGTAGCATTGCCCATGGAGCTACCTTTCTCACTCACAGCTCCCACCAGCACTTCCTGTATGGGCTCCCTaaggaggagcaggaagatgggGAGAGCTCTGGGTGA
- the Ctdsp1 gene encoding carboxy-terminal domain RNA polymerase II polypeptide A small phosphatase 1 isoform X3, translating to MDSSAVITQISKEEARGPLRGKGDQKSAASQKPRSRGILHSLFCCVCRDDGEARPAHSGAPLLVEENGAIPKQTPVQYLLPEAKAQDSDKICVVIDLDETLVHSSFKPVNNADFIIPVEIDGVIHQVYVLKRPHVDEFLQRMGELFECVLFTASLAKYADPVADLLDKWGAFRARLFRESCVFHRGNYVKDLSRLGRDLRRVLILDNSPASYVFHPDNAVPVASWFDNMSDTELHDLLPFFEQLSRVDDVYSVLRQPRPGS from the exons ATGGACAGCTCGGCCGTCATTACTCAGATCAGCAAGGAGGAGGCGCGGGGCCCGCTGCGGGGCAAAG GTGACCAGAAGTCAGCAGCTTCCCAGAAGCCCCGAAGTCGGGGCATCCTCCACTCGCTCTTCTGCTGTGTCTGCCGAGATGATGGGGAGGCCCGGCCTGCCCACAGTGGGGCTCCCCTGCTGGTGGAGGAAAATGGCGCCATCCCTAAG CAGACCCCAGTCCAGTACCTGCTTCCCGAGGCCAAGGCCCAGGACTCGGACAAGATCTGCGTGGTCATCGACCTGGACGAGACCCTGGTGCACAGCTCCTTCAAG CCTGTGAATAATGCTGACTTCATCATACCCGTGGAGATTGATGGGGTAATTCatcag GTCTATGTGCTGAAGCGGCCTCACGTGGATGAGTTCCTGCAGCGAATGGGCGAGCTCTTTGAGTGTGTGCTGTTCACTGCCAGCCTTGCCAAG TATGCAGACCCTGTAGCTGACCTGCTGGACAAATGGGGGGCCTTCCGTGCCCGGCTGTTTCGAGAGTCATGTGTCTTCCATCGGGGGAACTATGTAAAGGACCTGAGCAGGCTGGGCCGAGACCTGCGGCGGGTACTCATCTTAGACAACTCACCCGCCTCCTACGTCTTCCATCCAGACAATGCT GTACCAGTGGCCTCCTGGTTTGACAACATGAGTGACACTGAGCTACATGATCTCTTACCCTTCTTCGAGCAACTCAGCCGTGTGGACGACGTATACTCAGTGCTTAGGCAGCCTAGGCCTGGGAGCTAG
- the Ctdsp1 gene encoding carboxy-terminal domain RNA polymerase II polypeptide A small phosphatase 1 isoform X5 produces the protein MDSSAVITQISKEEARGPLRGKGDQKSAASQKPRSRGILHSLFCCVCRDDGEARPAHSGAPLLVEENGAIPKTPVQYLLPEAKAQDSDKICVVIDLDETLVHSSFKPVNNADFIIPVEIDGVIHQVYVLKRPHVDEFLQRMGELFECVLFTASLAKYADPVADLLDKWGAFRARLFRESCVFHRGNYVKDLSRLGRDLRRVLILDNSPASYVFHPDNAVPVASWFDNMSDTELHDLLPFFEQLSRVDDVYSVLRQPRPGS, from the exons ATGGACAGCTCGGCCGTCATTACTCAGATCAGCAAGGAGGAGGCGCGGGGCCCGCTGCGGGGCAAAG GTGACCAGAAGTCAGCAGCTTCCCAGAAGCCCCGAAGTCGGGGCATCCTCCACTCGCTCTTCTGCTGTGTCTGCCGAGATGATGGGGAGGCCCGGCCTGCCCACAGTGGGGCTCCCCTGCTGGTGGAGGAAAATGGCGCCATCCCTAAG ACCCCAGTCCAGTACCTGCTTCCCGAGGCCAAGGCCCAGGACTCGGACAAGATCTGCGTGGTCATCGACCTGGACGAGACCCTGGTGCACAGCTCCTTCAAG CCTGTGAATAATGCTGACTTCATCATACCCGTGGAGATTGATGGGGTAATTCatcag GTCTATGTGCTGAAGCGGCCTCACGTGGATGAGTTCCTGCAGCGAATGGGCGAGCTCTTTGAGTGTGTGCTGTTCACTGCCAGCCTTGCCAAG TATGCAGACCCTGTAGCTGACCTGCTGGACAAATGGGGGGCCTTCCGTGCCCGGCTGTTTCGAGAGTCATGTGTCTTCCATCGGGGGAACTATGTAAAGGACCTGAGCAGGCTGGGCCGAGACCTGCGGCGGGTACTCATCTTAGACAACTCACCCGCCTCCTACGTCTTCCATCCAGACAATGCT GTACCAGTGGCCTCCTGGTTTGACAACATGAGTGACACTGAGCTACATGATCTCTTACCCTTCTTCGAGCAACTCAGCCGTGTGGACGACGTATACTCAGTGCTTAGGCAGCCTAGGCCTGGGAGCTAG
- the Ctdsp1 gene encoding carboxy-terminal domain RNA polymerase II polypeptide A small phosphatase 1 isoform X4, protein MEGEWEWTVGPRALTFFSRGSPGDQKSAASQKPRSRGILHSLFCCVCRDDGEARPAHSGAPLLVEENGAIPKQTPVQYLLPEAKAQDSDKICVVIDLDETLVHSSFKPVNNADFIIPVEIDGVIHQVYVLKRPHVDEFLQRMGELFECVLFTASLAKYADPVADLLDKWGAFRARLFRESCVFHRGNYVKDLSRLGRDLRRVLILDNSPASYVFHPDNAVPVASWFDNMSDTELHDLLPFFEQLSRVDDVYSVLRQPRPGS, encoded by the exons ATGGAGGGAGAGTGGGAGTGGACGGTGGGGCCCCGAGCCCTGACGTTCTTTAGCAGGGGATCCCCAG GTGACCAGAAGTCAGCAGCTTCCCAGAAGCCCCGAAGTCGGGGCATCCTCCACTCGCTCTTCTGCTGTGTCTGCCGAGATGATGGGGAGGCCCGGCCTGCCCACAGTGGGGCTCCCCTGCTGGTGGAGGAAAATGGCGCCATCCCTAAG CAGACCCCAGTCCAGTACCTGCTTCCCGAGGCCAAGGCCCAGGACTCGGACAAGATCTGCGTGGTCATCGACCTGGACGAGACCCTGGTGCACAGCTCCTTCAAG CCTGTGAATAATGCTGACTTCATCATACCCGTGGAGATTGATGGGGTAATTCatcag GTCTATGTGCTGAAGCGGCCTCACGTGGATGAGTTCCTGCAGCGAATGGGCGAGCTCTTTGAGTGTGTGCTGTTCACTGCCAGCCTTGCCAAG TATGCAGACCCTGTAGCTGACCTGCTGGACAAATGGGGGGCCTTCCGTGCCCGGCTGTTTCGAGAGTCATGTGTCTTCCATCGGGGGAACTATGTAAAGGACCTGAGCAGGCTGGGCCGAGACCTGCGGCGGGTACTCATCTTAGACAACTCACCCGCCTCCTACGTCTTCCATCCAGACAATGCT GTACCAGTGGCCTCCTGGTTTGACAACATGAGTGACACTGAGCTACATGATCTCTTACCCTTCTTCGAGCAACTCAGCCGTGTGGACGACGTATACTCAGTGCTTAGGCAGCCTAGGCCTGGGAGCTAG